The genomic segment TCCATCTCCTGTCAACTAAGCACTATTCCGATCAATCGCGCCGGCAACTTCTCTTGGTGAAACCAGGACTCGATCCGAACAACCATGCTGCGTTCCAGCGGGGACCGCGTGGTCATAGTCGGCGGCGGCATCGCCGGCGCCCTCCTCGCCAAGACGCTCCAGAACCACGCCGACGTCGTCCTCATCGACCCGTGAGCTAGCGCCATTGGAGCTCGTCCTGCACATTTATTTTCTCCAATTCAGCGCGCATGCACGCAGCCATGCATGCCTTCACGTTCTTCGATCCTCTGGCTGGTGACGCGCGGTCAATGGATGCATGCAGGAAGGAGTACTTCGAGATCCCGTGGGCGAACCTGCGGGCGAAGGTGGACCCGGCGGCCGTGGATCGCACCGTGATCCCGCACTCCGACTACCTCACGCACGCCAAGGTCGTCACCGCCTCGGCGGTCGGCATCGACGACTCCGTCGTGCTCACCTCCATCGGCCGCGCCGTCGCCTACGACTTCCTCGTCATCGCCACGGGCCGCACGTGCAGCAGGCCCCAGAAGCGGTCGGAGCGTCTGGAGATGTTCCAGCGCGACAAGGAGCGGATCGACGCCGCCAAGTCAGTCCTGATCGTCGGCGGCGGGCCCATCGGCGTGGAGCTGGCGGCGGAGATCGTGATGAAAAGCCCAGAGAAGAGCGTCACCCTCGTCCACGGCGGGCCGCGGCTGCTCAAGGTGATGGGCGCCCGGGCGTCGGCCAAGGCGCTGGAGTGGCTCCGGTCCAAGCATGTCACCGTGCTGCTCGACCAGACCGTCAACCTCGCCGGCGAATCCCCGGACGCCAAGGTCTTCAAGACGTCCGCCGGGGAGACGGTCACCGCCGACTGCCACTTCGTGTGCACCGGCCGGCCCGTGGCGTCGGGGTGGCTGAAGGAGTCCTTCCTCAGGGACCACGTGAACGAGGACGGGCACCTCGCGGTGGACGACCACCTGCGCGTGGGCGGGCTCAAGAACGTGTTCGCCATCGGCGACATCACGGACGTGCCGGAAGCGAAGCAGGGGCACCTGGCGCAAAGGCAAGCCATGGTGGTGTCCCGGAACCTGCGGCTGCTGGTGAAGGGCGCCGCCAAGGAGGAGAAGCTGCACCGGTACAAGCCGTCGTCCAAGGCGGCCATCACCGTGACGCTGGGCCGCCACGACGCGCTGTCGGAGCTGCCGTTCATGACGCTGATCGGGCACATTCCCGGCGCCGTCAAGCCCCGGGACCTCTTCATCTCGAGGACGCGCAGGATGATGGGGCTCAAGAGCAAACCGTACAGCACGATGCCGCGGGCCATGTGAAGAACCGACGGCCCCGATTGACCATCGATCCTTCCATCCGGCCCATAATCTACTGTCAACTCCGGCCCATCCTCGCCGTCGATAGGACAGTGATCGATCCATAGCACGATAAGATTCATTCGACAGCAATTTAAAGGGACCTTGAGCCTTAAAACTCGTATAATGGGGAGTGAAAAAGGAGCTATCCAACAATGTATTTACATGTTGATTCACATGGTTGTTCCGGTTTCCGGACTTTGTGAACCACAACATACATCACAAATCAAATATATCAAAAATTGAATACCTCATCGAGCACCGTATGTCGACAATTTTGGTTCAGTACTTGGTTATTGTACCATAAAAGTGTCCACCTCTAATTACTCCCAAACCACCAACCCCCCATATCAACAAATTAGAACCAAGGAAGAAGCCCAAAGTCCCAAACTCGATAGACGGAGGTGATGAAGAAGCGCAATGTGATGGGAAGAGGAGGTCAGATTCGGCGGGTCGTATGTGTTGGAACTTTGACTAACTTAAACCGAGATAACGCTTAGCCTAATTACATGAACTTAATCATAATGCTGAATTAGG from the Phragmites australis chromosome 19, lpPhrAust1.1, whole genome shotgun sequence genome contains:
- the LOC133900075 gene encoding uncharacterized protein LOC133900075, translated to MLRSSGDRVVIVGGGIAGALLAKTLQNHADVVLIDPKEYFEIPWANLRAKVDPAAVDRTVIPHSDYLTHAKVVTASAVGIDDSVVLTSIGRAVAYDFLVIATGRTCSRPQKRSERLEMFQRDKERIDAAKSVLIVGGGPIGVELAAEIVMKSPEKSVTLVHGGPRLLKVMGARASAKALEWLRSKHVTVLLDQTVNLAGESPDAKVFKTSAGETVTADCHFVCTGRPVASGWLKESFLRDHVNEDGHLAVDDHLRVGGLKNVFAIGDITDVPEAKQGHLAQRQAMVVSRNLRLLVKGAAKEEKLHRYKPSSKAAITVTLGRHDALSELPFMTLIGHIPGAVKPRDLFISRTRRMMGLKSKPYSTMPRAM